One stretch of Malus domestica chromosome 14, GDT2T_hap1 DNA includes these proteins:
- the LOC103455065 gene encoding serine/threonine-protein kinase AFC2-like isoform X1: METERVTEFPFAYLDRRPRKRARLGWDVPQAPKAQVGMFCGQELGNVTSYASLMAPSETSTISLFDKEVTRNGSPPWREDDKDGHYMFSLGENLTTRYKIQSKMGEGTFGQVLECWDREKREMVAIKIVRGIKKYREAAMIEIEVLQQLGKHDKGGNRCVQLRNWFDYRNHICIVFEKLGPSLYDFLKKNNYRSFPIDLVREIGRQLLECVAFMHDLRLIHTDLKPENILLVSQDYVKVPDYNKSSSRSPKDSSYFKRVPKSSAIKVIDFGSTTYERQDQTYIVSTRHYRAPEVILGLGWTYPCDVWSIGCILVELCTGEALFQTHENLEHLAMMERVLGSLPQHMLKRADRHAEKYVRRGRLDWPEGAASRESIRAVQKLPRLQNLIMQHVDHSAGDFIHLLQGLLRYDPSDRLSAREALRHSFFTKDSLRR; the protein is encoded by the exons ATGGAGACGGAGCGCGTGACGGAGTTTCCTTTCGCTTACTTGGATCGCCGCCCTCGAAAGAGGGCGCGTTTGGGCTGGGACGTTCCTCAGGCCCCAAAG GCTCAGGTAGGAATGTTTTGTGGACAAGAGCTTGGGAATGTGACAAGCTATGCATCTTTGATGGCACCCTCAGAGACCAGTACTATTTCTCTATTTGATAAGGAAGTGACTCGAAATGGTTCCCCCCCATGGAGAGAAGATGACAAAGATGGGCATTACATGTTTTCGCTTGGAGAGAATTTAACAACTCGCT ACAAAATCCAGAGCAAAATGGGTGAAGGTACCTTTGGTCAGGTGTTGGAATGCTGGGACAGAGAAAAAAGGGAAATGGTTGCCATAAAAATTGTTCGTGGCATCAAGAAATATCGCGAAGCAGCAATGATAGAAATCGAAGTGCTGCAACAGCTTGGTAAACATGATAAAGGTGGCAATCG TTGTGTGCAATTACGGAACTGGTTTGACTATCGTAACCATATCTGTATT GTGTTTGAGAAGCTTGGACCAAGCTTATACGATTTTCTCAAGAAAAACAATTACCGCTCATTTCCGATTGACCTTGTCCGTGAGATTGGAAGACAACTGTTGGAATGTGTAGCAT TCATGCATGATCTTCGTCTTATTCATACCGACTTGAAGCCAGAGAATATACTCCTTGTTTCTCAGGATTATGTTAAAGTTCCTGATTACAATAAG AGCTCATCTCGATCACCCAAAGATAGCTCCTATTTTAAGAGAGTACCAAAGTCGAGTGCTATTAAAGTTATTGATTTTGGTAGCACAACTTACGAGCGTCAAGATCAAACCTATATTGTATCAACACGGCATTACCGAGCACCAGAGGTTATTCTTG GGCTGGGATGGACCTACCCTTGCGATGTATGGAGCATTGGTTGTATCCTGGTGGAGTTATGCACG GGTGAAGCCTTGTTCCAGACTCACGAGAATTTGGAGCACCTCGCCATGATGGAGCGGGTACTTGGTTCCCTACCCCAGCACATGTTGAAAAGAGCAGA CCGACATGCTGAGAAGTATGTTAGAAGGGGTAGATTGGATTGGCCAGAGGGTGCAGCTTCTAGAGAGAGTATCAGAGCTGTTCAGAAGCTTCCTCGGCTCCAG AATCTTATAATGCAGCACGTAGACCATTCCGCCGGGGACTTTATTCACCTCTTGCAGGGTCTGCTTAGGTACGACCCCTCGGATAGGCTTTCCGCTCGCGAAGCCCTCCGACATTCTTTTTTCACGAAGGACAGCCTCAGGAGATGA
- the LOC103455065 gene encoding serine/threonine-protein kinase AFC2-like isoform X2 encodes MGEGTFGQVLECWDREKREMVAIKIVRGIKKYREAAMIEIEVLQQLGKHDKGGNRCVQLRNWFDYRNHICIVFEKLGPSLYDFLKKNNYRSFPIDLVREIGRQLLECVAFMHDLRLIHTDLKPENILLVSQDYVKVPDYNKSSSRSPKDSSYFKRVPKSSAIKVIDFGSTTYERQDQTYIVSTRHYRAPEVILGLGWTYPCDVWSIGCILVELCTGEALFQTHENLEHLAMMERVLGSLPQHMLKRADRHAEKYVRRGRLDWPEGAASRESIRAVQKLPRLQNLIMQHVDHSAGDFIHLLQGLLRYDPSDRLSAREALRHSFFTKDSLRR; translated from the exons ATGGGTGAAGGTACCTTTGGTCAGGTGTTGGAATGCTGGGACAGAGAAAAAAGGGAAATGGTTGCCATAAAAATTGTTCGTGGCATCAAGAAATATCGCGAAGCAGCAATGATAGAAATCGAAGTGCTGCAACAGCTTGGTAAACATGATAAAGGTGGCAATCG TTGTGTGCAATTACGGAACTGGTTTGACTATCGTAACCATATCTGTATT GTGTTTGAGAAGCTTGGACCAAGCTTATACGATTTTCTCAAGAAAAACAATTACCGCTCATTTCCGATTGACCTTGTCCGTGAGATTGGAAGACAACTGTTGGAATGTGTAGCAT TCATGCATGATCTTCGTCTTATTCATACCGACTTGAAGCCAGAGAATATACTCCTTGTTTCTCAGGATTATGTTAAAGTTCCTGATTACAATAAG AGCTCATCTCGATCACCCAAAGATAGCTCCTATTTTAAGAGAGTACCAAAGTCGAGTGCTATTAAAGTTATTGATTTTGGTAGCACAACTTACGAGCGTCAAGATCAAACCTATATTGTATCAACACGGCATTACCGAGCACCAGAGGTTATTCTTG GGCTGGGATGGACCTACCCTTGCGATGTATGGAGCATTGGTTGTATCCTGGTGGAGTTATGCACG GGTGAAGCCTTGTTCCAGACTCACGAGAATTTGGAGCACCTCGCCATGATGGAGCGGGTACTTGGTTCCCTACCCCAGCACATGTTGAAAAGAGCAGA CCGACATGCTGAGAAGTATGTTAGAAGGGGTAGATTGGATTGGCCAGAGGGTGCAGCTTCTAGAGAGAGTATCAGAGCTGTTCAGAAGCTTCCTCGGCTCCAG AATCTTATAATGCAGCACGTAGACCATTCCGCCGGGGACTTTATTCACCTCTTGCAGGGTCTGCTTAGGTACGACCCCTCGGATAGGCTTTCCGCTCGCGAAGCCCTCCGACATTCTTTTTTCACGAAGGACAGCCTCAGGAGATGA
- the LOC103455065 gene encoding serine/threonine-protein kinase AFC2-like isoform X3, translating to MIKVAIVMHDLRLIHTDLKPENILLVSQDYVKVPDYNKSSSRSPKDSSYFKRVPKSSAIKVIDFGSTTYERQDQTYIVSTRHYRAPEVILGLGWTYPCDVWSIGCILVELCTGEALFQTHENLEHLAMMERVLGSLPQHMLKRADRHAEKYVRRGRLDWPEGAASRESIRAVQKLPRLQNLIMQHVDHSAGDFIHLLQGLLRYDPSDRLSAREALRHSFFTKDSLRR from the exons ATGATAAAGGTGGCAATCG TCATGCATGATCTTCGTCTTATTCATACCGACTTGAAGCCAGAGAATATACTCCTTGTTTCTCAGGATTATGTTAAAGTTCCTGATTACAATAAG AGCTCATCTCGATCACCCAAAGATAGCTCCTATTTTAAGAGAGTACCAAAGTCGAGTGCTATTAAAGTTATTGATTTTGGTAGCACAACTTACGAGCGTCAAGATCAAACCTATATTGTATCAACACGGCATTACCGAGCACCAGAGGTTATTCTTG GGCTGGGATGGACCTACCCTTGCGATGTATGGAGCATTGGTTGTATCCTGGTGGAGTTATGCACG GGTGAAGCCTTGTTCCAGACTCACGAGAATTTGGAGCACCTCGCCATGATGGAGCGGGTACTTGGTTCCCTACCCCAGCACATGTTGAAAAGAGCAGA CCGACATGCTGAGAAGTATGTTAGAAGGGGTAGATTGGATTGGCCAGAGGGTGCAGCTTCTAGAGAGAGTATCAGAGCTGTTCAGAAGCTTCCTCGGCTCCAG AATCTTATAATGCAGCACGTAGACCATTCCGCCGGGGACTTTATTCACCTCTTGCAGGGTCTGCTTAGGTACGACCCCTCGGATAGGCTTTCCGCTCGCGAAGCCCTCCGACATTCTTTTTTCACGAAGGACAGCCTCAGGAGATGA